The Oncorhynchus keta strain PuntledgeMale-10-30-2019 chromosome 17, Oket_V2, whole genome shotgun sequence genome has a window encoding:
- the tnni1c gene encoding troponin I, skeletal, slow c isoform X4, which yields MPMAPKVEHTKPKSKISSSRKVSLKILLLSRALEELEAEKQAREEEKVRYLGEQLPPLQVSGLSLEELQKLCKQLHTRVDQVDEERYDCEAKVYKNGKDIHELKLKVMDMGGKFKKPALRKVRVSAEEMMRALLGTKHKEHMDLRSNLKSVKKEDIKQEKEGNLEVGDWRKNVEAMSGMEGRKKMFDAGGGQ from the exons ATGCCAATGGCTCCAAAGGTCGAACACACCAAG CCCAAGTCCAAGATCTCATCCTCCCGCAAGGTGTCACTGAAG ATCCTCCTATTGTCACGTGCATtagaggagctggaggcagagaaacaagccagagaggaggagaaggttcGCTACCTGGGGGAGCAGCTCCCGCCCCTGCAGGTGTCTGGCCTGTCCTTGGAGGAGCTGCAG aaACTGTGTAAGCAGCTCCATACCAGGGTTGACCAAGTGGATGAGGAGCGCTATGACTGTGAGGCCAAAGTCTACAAGAACGGCAAAGAC ATCCACGAGTTGAAGCTGAAGGTGATGGACATGGGGGGTAAGTTTAAGAAGCCAGCTCTGAGGAAGGTCAGAGTATCAGCAGAAGAGATGATGAGAGCACTGCTGGGCACCAAACACAAAGAACACATGGACCTCCGATCCAACCTCAAGTCTGTTAAGAAAGAGGACATCAAACAGGAGAAG GAGGGCAACCTGGAAGTGGGAGACTGGAGGAAGAACGTGGAGGCCATGTCTGGCATGGAGGGCAGGAAGAAGATGTTCGATGCTGGCGGTGGCCAATAA
- the tnni1c gene encoding troponin I, skeletal, slow c isoform X2: MKCPHANGSKGRTHQAQVQDLILPQGVTEGNKKILLLSRALEELEAEKQAREEEKVRYLGEQLPPLQVSGLSLEELQKLCKQLHTRVDQVDEERYDCEAKVYKNGKDIHELKLKVMDMGGKFKKPALRKVRVSAEEMMRALLGTKHKEHMDLRSNLKSVKKEDIKQEKEGNLEVGDWRKNVEAMSGMEGRKKMFDAGGGQ, from the exons ATGA aatGCCCCCATGCCAATGGCTCCAAAGGTCGAACACACCAAG CCCAAGTCCAAGATCTCATCCTCCCGCAAGGTGTCACTGAAGGTAACAAAAAG ATCCTCCTATTGTCACGTGCATtagaggagctggaggcagagaaacaagccagagaggaggagaaggttcGCTACCTGGGGGAGCAGCTCCCGCCCCTGCAGGTGTCTGGCCTGTCCTTGGAGGAGCTGCAG aaACTGTGTAAGCAGCTCCATACCAGGGTTGACCAAGTGGATGAGGAGCGCTATGACTGTGAGGCCAAAGTCTACAAGAACGGCAAAGAC ATCCACGAGTTGAAGCTGAAGGTGATGGACATGGGGGGTAAGTTTAAGAAGCCAGCTCTGAGGAAGGTCAGAGTATCAGCAGAAGAGATGATGAGAGCACTGCTGGGCACCAAACACAAAGAACACATGGACCTCCGATCCAACCTCAAGTCTGTTAAGAAAGAGGACATCAAACAGGAGAAG GAGGGCAACCTGGAAGTGGGAGACTGGAGGAAGAACGTGGAGGCCATGTCTGGCATGGAGGGCAGGAAGAAGATGTTCGATGCTGGCGGTGGCCAATAA
- the b4galnt3b gene encoding beta-1,4-N-acetylgalactosaminyltransferase 3 produces the protein MVKSFFPLKKLRRSGKHMLFLVLLMLGAFAVYHEFVATKAWRSTKSRFSLASEDSLGRIPTQERLFGGDASEDSEAWRSSYTPQPWRPEYKGRANLHTFEDWCGSSTAQLRMNLHYPLYPHSRTTVKKLAVSPRWMNYGLRIFGYLHPYTDGEFVFAVSSDDNSEFWLSRDNSPLNLQLLAWIGKTGMEWTAPGEFGKYASQTSRPVWLSVQRRYFFEIVHKQNDRGTDHIEVAWQLNQEGLRFTVISSKYISLYSNESALRMSDITHVPQTAASHTRSPSNQPDNQLSNQPAADMLRVDPRDTLYQIPALDSRFLQGVLPDCSYKPSYIIKGFPLLRYQGLQFVHMSYIYPNDYTRLTHMETDNTCFYHDSPLYLDRYGFSRYMRLDEPEGQEGEGRARGRVDGILRRRKGASKKDPAPPDYGDNYDDYAQRRRRKLFSLPQADRAPTHTNMSDTLTYKKRRKRRETNAAAVVEQQAVVQTRATEQDGLGIPPGPWSHTSLQTTPAEQLRLAERPADRPAEQLRPVKSRAGEQKPGGTPADNEDMGPVARKQTRPRERPAEQNSAGLKILPAPQKLDQNLPVERDGPEVRLPQLQGRHRRVQQPGPRGWGNATPNPLKHLPPPTVSNWSIGVGRGRRLVNRTLELWSAVTKLSTTRRPEVKPPLIKSDHKATVTRKLVQVLETDIILRAQPQIKSRPQPDYDNTLHGDLPPGVVRGMDRLVEGVDRGGGGEREGEEVGVSESLWGLEGDSEEVEGLSYDSTPRPVFDPEVNWAQTFQVTPLDLQAMRSDWIDLRCNVSGNLLLRPRDALPVVKAFMDKLNRRHHGRFSLVRVLNVERRVDGAQGSRYFLELELRDVNGQHLRLSHYIYTLIRHRLSRPRGLPPLRSAPEMLLCNPVGFHWNPTATVHFIVPVKNQARWVQQLIVDMEGLHQTTGDPNFNLIITDYNSTDMDIEAALKASTLHRYQYLKLSGNFERSAGLQAGIDLITNEHSIVFLCDLHIHFPPSIIDSIRKHCVEGHMAFAPIVMRLDCGATPREPRGYWEVNGFGLLGIYKSDLDAAGGMNTHDFTDRWGGEDWELLDRILQSGLEVERIYMRNFLHHYHSKRGMWNRRTQRSGT, from the exons TATAAGGGACGGGCTAATCTCCATACCTTTGAGGACTGGTGTGGCAGCTCTACAGCTCAGCTTCGCATGAACCTGCATTACCCTCTTTACCCACAC TCCAGAACCACAGTAAAGAAGTTGGCTGTTTCTCCCAGGTGGATGAACTACGGCCTCAGGATTTTTGGCTATCTCCACCCCTATACCGAcg GTGAGTTTGTGTTTGCGGTGAGCTCTGATGATAACTCTGAGTTCTGGCTGAGCCGGGATAACTCTCCACTCAACCTGCAGCTACTGGCCTGGATTGGCAAG ACTGGCATGGAGTGGACTGCTCCTGGTGAGTTTGGGAAGTATGCCAGTCAGACATCCAGACCGGTTTG GCTGTCAGTTCAAAGGAGGTACTTCTTTGAGATAGTCCATAAACAGAACGACAGAGGAACAGACCACATAGAGGTGGCG TGGCAGCTGAACCAGGAGGGTCTAAGGTTTACAGTCATCAGCTCCAAGTACATATCCCTCTACAGCA atgagTCTGCTCTAAGGATGAGTGACATCACTCATGTACCCCAAACGGCTGCTAGTCACACCCGCTCGCCTAGCAACCAGCCCGACAACCAGCTGAGCAACCAGCCTGCAGCCGACATGCTGAGAGTCGACCCACGTGACACCCTATACCAGA tccctGCCTTAGACAGTAGGTTCCTACAAGGCGTGTTACCTGACTGCTCCTATAAACCCAGCTACATCATCAAAGGTTTCCCTTTGCTGCGATACCAAGGCCTGCAATTT GTCCACATGTCCTACATCTATCCCAACGACTACACGCGGCTCACACACATGGAAACAGACAACACCTGCTTCTACCACGACAGTCCCCTATACCTGGacag GTATGGATTTTCCAGGTACATGAGGCTGGATGAGCCAGAGGGGCAGGAGGGAGAGGGCCGGgccagaggtagag TTGATGGCATCttgaggaggagaaagggggctAGTAAGAAAGACCCCGCCCCTCCTGACTATGGAGACAACTATGACGATTACGCTCAGAGACGACGACGTAAACTCTTCTCCCTGCCACAGGCCGACAGggcacctacacacacaaacatgtctgATACTCTCACGTataagaagaggaggaagaggagagaaacaaaTGCAGCAGCTGTAGTAGAGCAACAAGCTGTAGTCCAGACCAGAGCAACAGAACAGGATGGGTTGGGGATCCCCCCTGGTCCTTGGtcacatacatcactacagactACACCAGCAGAACAGCTGAGACTAGCAGAAAGACCAGCAGACAGACCAGCAGAACAGCTCAGACCTGTGAAGTCCAGAGCAGGGGAACAGAAACCAGGAGGGACGCCAGCAGACAACGAAGATATGGGACCAGTAGCCCGAAAACAAACCAGAccaagagagagaccagcagaaCAGAACTCAGCCGGGTTAAAGATTTTACCTGCACCACAAAAACTAGACCAGAACCTGCCAGTAGAGCGAGACGGACCAGAAGTTAGGCTTCCCCAGCTGCAAGGGAGGCACCGGCGTGTTCAACAGCCTGGTCCGAGGGGTTGGGGTAACGCAACACCCAATcccctgaagcacctcccacctcccactgtctctaATTGGTCCATCGGGGTCGGTCGAGGGCGGAGACTTGTTAACCGTACACTAGAGCTGTGGTCAGCGGTTACCAAACTGTCGACCACACGACGGCCTGAGGTTAAACCACCGCTAATTAAGTCGGACCACAAAGCAACTGTGACTAGGAAGTTAGTCCAGGTCCTAGAGACAGATATCATCCTCCGAGCACAACCACAGATAAAGTCACGACCGCAACCTGACTATGACAACACACTCCACGGGGATCTGCCCCCTGGTGTGGTCAGAGGGATGGACCGTCTGGTTGAAGGGGTTGACAGAGggggaggtggtgagagagagggggaggaggtgggtgtGAGTGAGTCTTTATGGGGTCTTGAGGGAGACTCTGAAGAGGTGGAGGGCTTGTCTTATGACTCCACCCCTCGACCAGTGTTTGACCCTGAGGTGAACTGGGCTCAGACATTCCAGGTGACCCCTTTAGACCTCCAAGCGATGCGCTCTGATTGGATAGACCTCCGCTGTAACGTGTCTGGTAACCTGCTGCTCCGCCCTAGAGACGCTCTGCCTGTCGTCAAGGCCTTCATGGACAAACTCAACCGCAGACACcatgg gCGTTTCAGCCTGGTGCGTGTGCTGAACGTTGAGAGGAGAGTGGATGGAGCTCAGGGCAGCAGGTACTTCCTGGAGCTGGAGCTGAGGGATGTGAATGGCCAACACCTTCGCCTGTCACACTACATCTATACTCTGATTCGCCACAGACTATCTCGCCCCCGGGGACTCCCGCCGCTTCGCTCTGCCCCTGAGATGTTGCTTTGCAACCCTGTTGGTTTTCACTGGAACCCAACTGCCACTGTCCACTTCATCGTACCAg taaaGAACCAGGCCCGCTGGGTGCAGCAGCTGATAGTTGACATGGAGGGTCTGCACCAGACCACTGGAGACCCCAACTTCAACCTTATCATCACCGACTACAACagcactgacatggacatagaggCAGCACTAAAGGCATCCACCCTGCACAG GTACCAATACTTGAAGCTGAGTGGGAACTTTGAGCGTTCCGCTGGTCTACAGGCCGGCATCGACCTCATCACT AATGAGCACAGTATAGTGTTTCTGTGTGACCTCCACATCCACTTCCCCCCCTCCATCATCGACTCAATCAGGAAACACTGTGTGGAGGGACACATGGCCTTTGCTCCTATCGTCATGAGACTGGACTGTGGGGCTACGCCCAGGGAGcccagag gttACTGGGAGGTGAATGGGTTTGGTCTGCTGGGGATCTATAAGTCTGACTTGGATGCTGCAGGAGGCATGAACACACATGACTTCACTGACCgctggggaggagaggactgggagctgctggacag GATTCTGCAGTCGGGTCTGGAGGTGGAGCGTATCTACATGAGGAACttcctacatcactaccactctAAACGTGGCATGTGGAACAGACGCACCCAACGCAGCGGCACGTAA
- the tnni1c gene encoding troponin I, skeletal, slow c isoform X3, which translates to MEMCLELCYQHNTQSAPNTSTAQVQDLILPQGVTEGNKKILLLSRALEELEAEKQAREEEKVRYLGEQLPPLQVSGLSLEELQKLCKQLHTRVDQVDEERYDCEAKVYKNGKDIHELKLKVMDMGGKFKKPALRKVRVSAEEMMRALLGTKHKEHMDLRSNLKSVKKEDIKQEKEGNLEVGDWRKNVEAMSGMEGRKKMFDAGGGQ; encoded by the exons ATGGAAATGTGTCTGGAACTCTgctaccaacacaacacacaaagcGCTCCCAACACATCTACAG CCCAAGTCCAAGATCTCATCCTCCCGCAAGGTGTCACTGAAGGTAACAAAAAG ATCCTCCTATTGTCACGTGCATtagaggagctggaggcagagaaacaagccagagaggaggagaaggttcGCTACCTGGGGGAGCAGCTCCCGCCCCTGCAGGTGTCTGGCCTGTCCTTGGAGGAGCTGCAG aaACTGTGTAAGCAGCTCCATACCAGGGTTGACCAAGTGGATGAGGAGCGCTATGACTGTGAGGCCAAAGTCTACAAGAACGGCAAAGAC ATCCACGAGTTGAAGCTGAAGGTGATGGACATGGGGGGTAAGTTTAAGAAGCCAGCTCTGAGGAAGGTCAGAGTATCAGCAGAAGAGATGATGAGAGCACTGCTGGGCACCAAACACAAAGAACACATGGACCTCCGATCCAACCTCAAGTCTGTTAAGAAAGAGGACATCAAACAGGAGAAG GAGGGCAACCTGGAAGTGGGAGACTGGAGGAAGAACGTGGAGGCCATGTCTGGCATGGAGGGCAGGAAGAAGATGTTCGATGCTGGCGGTGGCCAATAA
- the tnni1c gene encoding troponin I, skeletal, slow c isoform X1, whose amino-acid sequence MKCPHANGSKGRTHQGRSNVIIVHLLQWKCVWNSATNTTHKALPTHLQPKSKISSSRKVSLKILLLSRALEELEAEKQAREEEKVRYLGEQLPPLQVSGLSLEELQKLCKQLHTRVDQVDEERYDCEAKVYKNGKDIHELKLKVMDMGGKFKKPALRKVRVSAEEMMRALLGTKHKEHMDLRSNLKSVKKEDIKQEKEGNLEVGDWRKNVEAMSGMEGRKKMFDAGGGQ is encoded by the exons ATGA aatGCCCCCATGCCAATGGCTCCAAAGGTCGAACACACCAAGGTAGATCTAATGTAATAATTGTCCATCTGTTACAATGGAAATGTGTCTGGAACTCTgctaccaacacaacacacaaagcGCTCCCAACACATCTACAG CCCAAGTCCAAGATCTCATCCTCCCGCAAGGTGTCACTGAAG ATCCTCCTATTGTCACGTGCATtagaggagctggaggcagagaaacaagccagagaggaggagaaggttcGCTACCTGGGGGAGCAGCTCCCGCCCCTGCAGGTGTCTGGCCTGTCCTTGGAGGAGCTGCAG aaACTGTGTAAGCAGCTCCATACCAGGGTTGACCAAGTGGATGAGGAGCGCTATGACTGTGAGGCCAAAGTCTACAAGAACGGCAAAGAC ATCCACGAGTTGAAGCTGAAGGTGATGGACATGGGGGGTAAGTTTAAGAAGCCAGCTCTGAGGAAGGTCAGAGTATCAGCAGAAGAGATGATGAGAGCACTGCTGGGCACCAAACACAAAGAACACATGGACCTCCGATCCAACCTCAAGTCTGTTAAGAAAGAGGACATCAAACAGGAGAAG GAGGGCAACCTGGAAGTGGGAGACTGGAGGAAGAACGTGGAGGCCATGTCTGGCATGGAGGGCAGGAAGAAGATGTTCGATGCTGGCGGTGGCCAATAA